A genomic window from Vitis riparia cultivar Riparia Gloire de Montpellier isolate 1030 chromosome 18, EGFV_Vit.rip_1.0, whole genome shotgun sequence includes:
- the LOC117907044 gene encoding chaperone protein dnaJ 1, mitochondrial isoform X3, with the protein MGRFGWLGLCKRHLQSTSAIDFLPIEHCRVPAFIHQRILHGYNVLHGKPSDFATMGIPSATRYIHATGICYSTERNYYEILGVPQNASRDEIKKAFHVLAKKFHPDANKNNPYAKRKFQEIRDAYETLQDSEKRAQYDRERTMGSESVKDAAGDGFRYAYRSHFSDSFRKIFAEIFEHETENFATDIQVELSLSFSEAAKGCTKHLSFDAYIPCDSCFLHADGRGHPVDAKTKVCPICKGIGRVTIPPFTSTCSSCKGLGRIVKEHCTTCRGSGVVEGVKDVEVVIPAGVDSGDTIHVPKVGNAGGRGVEPGNLYIKLKVAKDRTFVRDGADVYVESSISFTQAILGGTVEVPTLSGKMQLKIPKGVQPGQLLVLRGKGLPKHGLLVDHGDQYVRFRINFPTAINERQRAILEEFAKEEIVHDSSTSGEGNWLYQQLSTG; encoded by the exons ATGGGCAGATTCGGATGGCTAGGGTTG TGCAAGCGTCATTTGCAGTCAACATCGGCCATAGATTTTTTGCCGATTGAACATTGCAGGGTTCCTGCATTCATTCACCAGAGAA TTTTGCACGGTTACAACGTTCTTCATGGGAAGCCTTCTGATTTTGCAACCATGGGAATACCATCAGCAACGCGGTATATTCATGCTACAG GGATTTGCTATTCCACTGAACGGAATTACTATGAAATTCTGGGTGTTCCTCAGAATGCCAGTCGAGATGAAATCAAGAAGGCTTTTCATGTG CTTGCTAAGAAGTTCCATCCAGATGCAAACAAGAACAATCCTTATGCAAAGAGGAAGTTTCAAGAGATAAGAGATGCCTATGAG ACTTTGCAAGATTCCGAAAAGAGAGCACAATATGACAGG GAGCGTACTATGGGTTCAGAGAGTGTAAAAGATGCTGCTGGAGATGGGTTCAGATATGCTTATAGAAGCCATTTCTCTGATTCATTCCGTAAAATTTTCGCTGAG ATCTTTGAACATGAGACTGAAAATTTTGCAACTGATATTCAg GTGGAGCTGTCACTCTCTTTTTCTGAAGCTGCTAAAGGATGCACAAAGCATCTCTCTTTTGATGCATATATCCCCTGTGATTCCTGCT TCTTGCATGCAGATGGGCGTGGCCATCCTGTTGATGCCAAGACAAAAGTTTGTCCAATTTGCAAAGGCATTGGGAGA GTTACTATTCCTCCATTCACATCGACATGTAGTAGTTGTAAAGGCTTGGGGCGAATTGTTAAG GAGCATTGTACAACATGCAGAGGATCAGGGGTAGTTGAAGGTGTTAAGGATGTTGAAGTTGTTATACCAGCAG GTGTTGATTCTGGAGATACTATCcatgtgccaaaagttggtaaTGCTGGAGGACGAGGAGTTGAACCTGGGAACTTATACATAAAATTAAAG GTTGCTAAAGATCGTACTTTTGTCAGAGATGGTGCAGATGTTTATGTGGAATCTAGTATCAGCTTTACACAA GCAATTCTTGGTGGTACAGTTGAGGTGCCAACTCTATCTGGGAAGATGCAATTAAAA ATACCAAAGGGGGTTCAGCCTGGACAGCTTTTGGTACTAAGAGGAAAAG GATTGCCAAAGCATGGTCTTCTTGTAGACCATGGAGATCAGTATGTGCGTTTCCGCATTAACTTCCCCAC
- the LOC117907793 gene encoding pentatricopeptide repeat-containing protein At5g27460 encodes MAFRCLFFTLRRYAYSSRRSISSKTTPMDEAACTCKRDDLTSRMLKLVFPRRSATAVLQNWIDQGHKVTASDLRNVSRQLLKSKRHKHALEILAWMEAQNRFQMSAADHAIRLELIIKIQSLAEAEEYFEHLPNSSSRKAACLPLLHAYVKERAIEKAEALMLKLNDLGLTVSPHPFNEMMKLYMATSQFERVPTVILQMKQNKIPLNVLSYNLWMSACSEVSGVASAEMVYKEMVDDKNVEVGWSTLSTLANIYLKSGLIKKANLALKNAEKKLSAHNRLGYFFLITMYASLSNKEEVLRLWEASKKVGGRITSTNYMCILLCLVKLGDIAEAERIFREWESKCWKYDIRVSNVLLGAYMRTGSMDKAESLHLHTLERGGCPNYKTWEILMEGWMKSQNMDKAINAMKKGFSMLKHCDWRPNHGLVTAIARYLEEHGNVNDLNQYVKVIHQLGIANLPLYKSLLRMHLLFQRPVFDILKMMEKDEIEMDDETSALVQAFKV; translated from the exons ATGGCATTTCGATGCCTCTTCTTCACTCTCAGACG TTACGCATACTCATCAAGGAGGTCTATTTCCTCAAAAACCACGCCAATGGATGAGGCAGCATGTACCTGTAAAAGGGATGACCTCACGAGCAGGATGTTGAAGCTCGTATTCCCTAGGCGAAGCGCCACCGCGGTGCTTCAGAACTGGATCGATCAAGGCCATAAGGTCACCGCTTCCGACCTTCGTAATGTCTCCAGACAACTTCTGAAATCCAAGCGCCACAAACACGCACTCGAG ATATTGGCATGGATGGAAGCTCAAAACCGATTTCAGATGTCAGCAGCTGATCATGCCATCAGATTggaattaatcataaaaatccAAAGTTTAGCAGAGGCCGAAGAGTATTTTGAACATTTACCCAATTCCTCTTCACGGAAAGCGGCATGTCTACCTCTTCTTCATGCTTATGTAAAAGAAAGGGCTATTGAAAAAGCTGAGGCTCTCATGCTGAAGCTGAATGACCTGGGGCTGACTGTGAGCCCTCATCCATTTAATGAAATGATGAAGCTTTATATGGCTACATCTCAATTTGAGAGAGTGCCCACTGTGATTCTGCAAATGAAGCAAAACAAAATACCCTTAAATGTTCTATCCTACAACCTCTGGATGAGTGCTTGCAGTGAGGTATCTGGGGTTGCTTCAGCAGAGATGGTTTACAAAGAAATGGTGGATGATAAGAACGTGGAAGTGGGGTGGAGTACCCTTTCTACTCTAGCCAATATCTATCTGAAATCTGGACTTATCAAGAAGGCCAATTTGGCCCTAAAAAACGCAGAAAAGAAGCTATCTGCTCATAATCGCCTTGGTTATTTCTTCCTTATTACAATGTATGCCTCTTTGAGCAATAAGGAGGAAGTTCTTCGGCTTTGGGAAGCTAGTAAAAAAGTGGGAGGTAGAATCACATCTACCAATTACATGTGCATATTGTTGTGTTTGGTAAAGCTTGGTGATATTGCAGAAGCTGAGAGAATTTTCAGGGAATGGGAATCCAAGTGTTGGAAGTATGACATTAGAGTCTCCAATGTCCTTCTGGGTGCATACATGAGGACTGGATCAATGGACAAAGCTGAGTCATTACATCTTCACACATTGGAGAGAGGTGGGTGTCCAAATTATAAGACATGGGAGATTCTTATGGAGGGATGGATGAAAAGCCAAAATATGGATAAAGCCATCAATGCCATGAAAAAAGGGTTTTCCATGTTGAAACATTGTGATTGGAGGCCAAACCATGGTCTTGTAACGGCCATTGCAAGGTACTTGGAGGAGCATGGGAATGTTAACGATCTGAATCAGTATGTTAAAGTTATTCACCAATTAGGTATTGCAAATTTACCATTGTATAAATCTTTACTCAGAATGCATCTGCTCTTTCAAAGACCAGTCTTTGACATCCTTAAAATGATGGAGAAGGATGAAATTGAGATGGATGATGAGACTTCTGCCCTTGTTCAAGCCTTCAAAGTGTAA
- the LOC117907241 gene encoding LOW QUALITY PROTEIN: glutathione transferase GST 23-like (The sequence of the model RefSeq protein was modified relative to this genomic sequence to represent the inferred CDS: deleted 1 base in 1 codon), whose translation MAGNGDGVQLLGYWASPFALRIKWTLKLKEIHYEYVEEHLLDKSPMLLQYNPVHKKIPVLVHKGKPLAESLVIIEYMDEVRKHNPLLPQDPYQRAKARFWAKFEDEKTLRTPHVPAMFKAFSKVGAEQEQAAKELRENLKTLESALEGKHFFGGETIGFLDIAVGWIGCWARMNEEVAGVNMIDVEMMHLLSAWFQKFLELPIIKECLPPQDKLLVHTKEFHKMLMAALT comes from the exons ATGGCTGGAAATGGAGATGGAGTGCAGTTGCTTGGGTATTGGGCAAGTCCTTTTGCCCTGAGAATTAAATGG ACTTTGAAGCTGAAAGAAATCCATTATGAGTATGTGGAAGAGCATCTGCTAGACAAGAGTCCTATGCTTTTGCAGTACAACCCTGTTCATAAGAAGATTCCAGTTCTTGTGCACAAGGGTAAGCCTTTGGCTGAATCACTAGTGATAATTGAATACATGGATGAAGTTCGGAAGCATAATCCACTCTTACCACAAGATCCCTATCAAAGGGCCAAGGCACGTTTCTGGGCGAAATTTGAAGATGAGAAG ACTCTTAGAACACCACA TGTGCCAGCAATGTTTAAAGCATTTTCCAAGGTAGGGGCGGAGCAAGAGCAAGCTGCAAAGGAGCTTCGAGAGAATCTGAAAACTCTGGAGAGTGCTCTGGAGGGGAAGCACTTTTTTGGGGGTGAAACAATAGGCTTTCTAGACATTGCTGTTGGCTGGATTGGATGCTGGGCTCGAATGAATGAGGAAGTTGCTGGTGTAAACATGATTGATGTAGAGATGATGCATTTGCTCAGTGCATGGTTCCAGAAATTCCTCGAGCTTCCTATTATCAAAGAATGTTTGCCACCTCAAGATAAATTGCTAGTGCACACCAAAGAATTCCACAAGATGTTGATGGCTGCATTGACTTGA
- the LOC117907764 gene encoding phosphoribosylaminoimidazole-succinocarboxamide synthase, chloroplastic, whose protein sequence is MAQCIPGLNHPKTLSGNVFSSISYCKTGPRWIKFITMSSQQHQSQQLSLDALISSNRKEEVIGAVRHSLSNCLSETNLHLTVPALKSKTRGKVRDVYDGGDYLVLVTTDRQSAFDRVLASIPFKGQVLNETSLWWFDKTQHIAPNAVVSAPDKNVTIAKKCSVFPVEFVVRGYVTGSTDTSLWTVYKNGVRNYCGNALPDGMVKNQKLPANILTPTTKAADHDVPIAPDEIVKLGLMTQADYDEVSRKALSLFEYGQHVALEHGLILVDTKYEFGKGSDGTVLLIDEVHTPDSSRYWIANSYEERFRNGIEPENVDKEFLRLWFREHCNPYEDEVLPDAPTELVSELAWRYVFLYETITNSKFEIPLMEEPIHDRISRNVSLALASLQ, encoded by the exons ATGGCCCAGTGCATACCAGGCTTAAACCATCCCAAAACCCTCAGCGGCAACGTCTTTTCTTCCATATCCTACTGCAAAACAGGGCCAAGATGGATTAAGTTCATAACAATGTCAAGCCAACAGCACCAATCTCAGCAATTATCTCTTGATGCCTTAATCAGCAGTAATCGCAAAGAAGAGGTTATCGGCGCCGTTCGCCACTCGCTCTCCAATTGTCTCTCCGAAACGAACCTTCATCTCACAGTTCCCGCTCTTAAGTCTAAAACTAGAGGCAAG GTTAGAGATGTCTATGATGGCGGGGATTATCTAGTCCTTGTCACAACAGATCGCCAGAGTGCATTTGATAGAGTTCTTGCTTCTATTCCATTCAAAGGCCAG GTTCTTAATGAGACAAGTTTGTGGTGGTTTGATAAAACTCAGCACATAGCTCCAAATGCAGTTGTGTCGGCTCCTGATAAAAATGTCACAATTGCAAAGAAATGTTCAGTTTTTCCTGTTGAATTTGTTG TCAGAGGTTATGTGACTGGAAGTACTGATACATCATTATGGACTGTCTACAAGAATGGTGTCCGAAACTACTGTGGCAATGCCCTCCCAGATG GCATGGTAAAAAACCAAAAGCTTCCTGCAAATATACTCACACCTACAACCAAGGCTGCCGATCATGATGTCCCCATAGCTCCTGATGAG ATAGTTAAACTTGGGTTGATGACTCAAGCTGACTATGATGAAGTGAGTAGGAAAGCATTAAGCTTATTTGAATACGGTCAG CATGTGGCTTTGGAACATGGCCTGATATTGGTAGACACAAAATATGAATTTGGTAAGGGATCTGATGGTACAGTTCTTTTGATTGACGAG GTCCATACTCCTGATTCAAGTAGATATTGGATTGCTAATTCTTATGAGGAACGCTTTAGGAACGGCATTGAACCTGAAAATGTTGACAAG gagTTCTTGAGGTTGTGGTTCAGAGAGCACTGTAATCCATATGAGGATGAG GTTCTTCCTGATGCTCCCACGGAACTTGTTAGCGAATTGGCTTGGCG GTACGTTTTCTTGTATGAGACAATAACGAACTCAAAATTTGAGATACCGTTGATGGAG GAACCTATACATGATCGAATCTCCCGGAATGTTTCCTTGGCACTGGCATCTCTGCAATAA